In Microbulbifer sp. THAF38, the sequence GCTCTGCAATCGGCTGCTCAAACTCGAGAAAGTTGAAATTCATGAAATCTGCGCCTTAACTCTTTTCCATGCCACTGGGCAATCACAGCGACATAGCTTAACTGTACAGAACCGACCAGTCGAGCCCAGTGGACTTTAACGCCGTTCAGCGTATTGAAGCGCCACCCGCTCCCGGCCCAGCAGCTCCCGCAGGGACTGAACCATCTGGTCATTCGGCTCCACATTCCACTGTGGAGGCAGGCGGTAGAGACCTCGCGCATCGTGGCGCAACACTTCCAGGCTGACCCCGCACTGGCCGCCGGTATAAGGCTGCAAACACGAGGCCAGACGCTTGGCCAGTCCCGGTGCCGCAACACCGGTATCGACTTGCAAACGCACACCGGTCACCCGGCTCTGGCGCAGCTCATCCAGAGTGGAGACCCCATTTACGGTCATTTTCAGACCGCCACTGTAATCGTCATTGGCTACAGGGCCTTCGAGTACCAGTAGCGCATCCTTGGCCAGCTTGTCACGGTGCTCGCCAAACGCCTCGCTGAACATGGCCGCCTCAATGCGGCCACTGCGATCATCCAGGGTAACAATAGCCATGGAATCACCACGCTTGGTCTTCATCACCCGCATGGCCACCACCAGACCTGCCACTTTTTGTGCTTCACGGCCGGGTTTTAAATCGGCGATTCGCGCCTTGACTAGGTGCTGTAACTCATCGGCATATTCGTCGATGGGGTGTCCGGTGAGGTACAGACCCAGGGTGTTTTTCTCCCCCTCCAAGCGCTCGCGAATACTCCAGCAGCGGGTACGGCGGAAATCCTCGTACACATCACCATCGGAAGATTGGGGCACCACCTCGCCGAACAGGTCCATCATGCCGGCATTGGCATTGGCCTTTTGTTGTTCCGCCGCCTTTACCGCTTCATCCAGCGCGTTAAACAGCACTGCGCGGGAATAATCCAGTCCATCGCTGCCGCCAGTATCCGGCCCGATACTGTCGAAAGCACCGGAGCGCACCAGCGCCTCCAGTGCGCGCTTGTTCACCTTGCGCGGATCAACACGGGAACAGAAGTCAAACAGGTCGGTAAAGGGACCGCCCTCCTTTCGCGCCGCAATAATATTTTCAATCGGCCCCTCACCCAGGCCCTTGATGGCACCGAGACCGTAAATAATGCGGTTGTCGATATCCACCGAGAACTGGAAGCTGCCCAGATTGACATCCGGCGGCACCAACACCAACTCCATGGCGCGGCATTCTTCGATAAAGGTCACCACCTTATCGGTCTTATCCATATCCGAAGACATGGTTGCCGCCATAAACTGGGCCGGGTAATGGGCTTTCAGCCAGGCCGTCTGATAAGACACCAGTGCGTAAGCTGCCGAGTGAGACTTGTTAAAGCCATAACCCGCGAACTTCTCTACCAGGTCGAAGATCTTAATCGCAAGTTCGGGGTCGATGCCTTGCTCTTTTGCCCCGTTTTCAAAAGTGGCCCTCTGTTTGGCCATTTCCTCCGGTTTCTTTTTACCCATTGCCCGGCGCAACAGGTCGGCGCCACCGAGGGTATATCCCGCCAACTCCTGGGCGATCTGCATCACCTGTTCCTGGTAAACGATCACCCCGTAAGTGGGCTCCAGGATCGGTTTCAGCTTCTCGTGCTGGTATTTCGCATCCGGATAGGCCACCTGGGCGCGGCCGTGCTTCCGGTTAATAAAGTCATCCACCATGCCCGACTGCAGCGGGCCCGGACGGAACAGGGCCACCAGGGCGATCATATCTTCCAGGTTGTCCGGCTGCAGGCGCTTGATCAGGTCCTTCATACCCCGGGATTCCAGCTGGAATACCGCCGTGGTCTCCGCTCTTTTGAGCATTTTGAAGGTTTCTTCATCGTCCAGCGGCAGCGCGGCAATATCCAGGGGCTCCTCACCCTCGCGCGCACGGGTCTCGTCCACCATACGCTTGGCCCAGTCGATGATGGTCAGCGTCCGCAGGCCGAGGAAGTCGAACTTCACCAGGCCCGCATCTTCCACGTCGTTTTTATCGAACTGGGTGACCAGACCCGCGCCGGTCTCGTCACAGTAAAGCGGCGCAAAATCGGTGAGCTTGGTGGGGGCGATAACCACACCACCGGCGTGCTTGCCCACGTTACGGGAAACCCCTTCGAGTTGCAGGGCCATCTCCCAGATTTCCTGGCCCTCATCGTCGTGGTCGAGGAATTCCCGCAGGATCTCTTCCTGGTCGAAGGCCTTTTGCAGGGTCATGCCCACATCGGGGGGAATCATCTTCGATAGCTTGTCGGCAAGACCATAGGACTTGCCCTGCACCCGCGCCACGTCGCGCACCACCGCTTTCGCGGCCATGGTGCCGAAAGTAATAATCT encodes:
- the dnaE gene encoding DNA polymerase III subunit alpha yields the protein MTQPFVHLRIHSEFSLIDGLVRIKPAIARAQELEMPALAITDQCNLYGQIKFYRACLGAGIKPITAADFWLSEGGEGKPTLITLYAMNADGYRNVTELISRAWMEGQYHGNAYIKREWVKEYSEGVLMLSGAKYGDVGRALVAGRRAQAEELAREWAELFPGRYYLELQRTGRAGDEDYLHSAVDLAQTLNLPVVATNDVRFMEESEFEAHEVRVCIHEGRALDDPRRERRYSAEQYFRTPEEMWELFGDIPEALENTVEIAKRCSAPIQLGKYFLPEYPIPEGMTEDQFFEKVSYEGMERRLATILDKSAADYAERRQVYEDRLRFELDIIIQMGFPGYFLIVMDFIQWAKDHDIPVGPGRGSGAGSLVAYSLDITDLDPLQYDLLFERFLNPERVSMPDFDIDFCMEKRDRVIGYVADNYGRQAVSQIITFGTMAAKAVVRDVARVQGKSYGLADKLSKMIPPDVGMTLQKAFDQEEILREFLDHDDEGQEIWEMALQLEGVSRNVGKHAGGVVIAPTKLTDFAPLYCDETGAGLVTQFDKNDVEDAGLVKFDFLGLRTLTIIDWAKRMVDETRAREGEEPLDIAALPLDDEETFKMLKRAETTAVFQLESRGMKDLIKRLQPDNLEDMIALVALFRPGPLQSGMVDDFINRKHGRAQVAYPDAKYQHEKLKPILEPTYGVIVYQEQVMQIAQELAGYTLGGADLLRRAMGKKKPEEMAKQRATFENGAKEQGIDPELAIKIFDLVEKFAGYGFNKSHSAAYALVSYQTAWLKAHYPAQFMAATMSSDMDKTDKVVTFIEECRAMELVLVPPDVNLGSFQFSVDIDNRIIYGLGAIKGLGEGPIENIIAARKEGGPFTDLFDFCSRVDPRKVNKRALEALVRSGAFDSIGPDTGGSDGLDYSRAVLFNALDEAVKAAEQQKANANAGMMDLFGEVVPQSSDGDVYEDFRRTRCWSIRERLEGEKNTLGLYLTGHPIDEYADELQHLVKARIADLKPGREAQKVAGLVVAMRVMKTKRGDSMAIVTLDDRSGRIEAAMFSEAFGEHRDKLAKDALLVLEGPVANDDYSGGLKMTVNGVSTLDELRQSRVTGVRLQVDTGVAAPGLAKRLASCLQPYTGGQCGVSLEVLRHDARGLYRLPPQWNVEPNDQMVQSLRELLGRERVALQYAERR